A genomic stretch from Leishmania donovani BPK282A1 complete genome, chromosome 36 includes:
- a CDS encoding ubiquitin-like protein, putative — MAVTIKLANGSQHTVEVPDFSVTVAEFKKQIAEMLEIPASEQRIIMRGKVLKDDAVLSAIGMEDGSVIHVVRSKKSGASASSTNASSTLAASDPTSSPNVQPSTTTPAQPVPAQTAANPYAALMSNFGAPQTQQPVPGAAGFPAAGNPFAGMGMGMGMGGGMGGAVNPTPQQAMELMQNPMMQQMMQQALSNPQFMQYIIQNSPQLAGLQQDQQQAIIEMMRNPYMMQQAMAMMGSLGGTGGAPLATSQAPSTPAVGGGFNPAMFAPPVPQGNPREVYREQLQLLRDMGFPNEEANIAALQQAQGNVQFALERLLGA, encoded by the coding sequence ATGGCAGTCACTATTAAACTTGCGAATGGCAGTCAACATACGGTTGAGGTGCCGGATTTCAGCGTCACAGTTGCAGAGTTTAAAAAGCAAATAGCGGAAATGCTAGAAATCCCAGCCAGTGAGCAGCGCATCATTATGCGAGGCAAGGTGTTGAAAGATGATGCTGTGCTTTCGGCAATCGGCATGGAGGACGGCAGCGTTATACACGTCGTGCGGAGCAAGAAGAGTGGGGCGTCTGCCTCATCGACGAATGCTTCAAGCACCCTGGCTGCCAGCGATCCTACTTCATCGCCGAACGTACAGCCGTCCACTACCACACCCGCCCAACCTGTACCGGCGCAGACTGCTGCAAATCCATATGCAGCTCTGATGAGCAACTTTGGTGCACCGCAAACACAGCAGCCTGTTCCCGGTGCTGCTGGGTTCCCGGCAGCAGGGAACCCTTTTGCAGGCATGGGGATGGGAATGGGCATGGGAGGTGGAATGGGGGGAGCTGTCAATCCCACACCACAGCAAGCTATGGAACTGATGCAGAATCCAATGATGCAGCAAATGATGCAACAGGCACTCAGCAACCCCCAGTTTATGCAGTACATTATTCAAAACTCTCCCCAGCTGGCGGGCCTGCAGCAGGACCAACAGCAAGCTATTATTGAAATGATGCGAAATCCGTACATGATGCAGCAGGCAATGGCAATGATGGGAAGCTTAGGAGGTACGGGCGGTGCGCCACTGGCAACTTCGCAGGCTCCTTCGACTCCAGCCGTAGGAGGTGGGTTCAACCCTGCAATGTTTGCACCTCCTGTTCCACAAGGCAATCCACGAGAGGTTTATCGCGAGcaactgcagctgctgcgagatATGGGTTTTCCCAATGAGGAAGCGAACATTGCTGCTCTTCAGCAGGCCCAGGGCAATGTTCAGTTCGCATTGGAGCGGCTTCTTGGTGCATGA
- a CDS encoding cell division related protein kinase 2, with the protein MSSFGRATARSGDAGTRDSLDRYNRLDVLGEGTYGVVYRAVDKITGQYVALKKVRLDRTEEGIPQTALREVSILQEFDHPNIVNLLDVICSDGKLYLVFEYVEADLKKAIEKQEGGYSGMDLKRLIYQLLDGLYFCHRHRIIHRDLKPANILLTSGNVLKLADFGLARAFQVPMHTYTHEVVTLWYRAPEILLGEKHYTPAVDMWSVGCIFAELARRKVLFRGDSEIGQLFEIFQVLGTPTDTEGSWPGVSRLPDYRDVFPKWTAKRLGQVLPELHPDAIDLLSKMLKYDPRERISAKEALQHPWFSDLRW; encoded by the coding sequence ATGTCTTCGTTTGGCCGTGCTACcgcccgcagcggcgacgctgggACCCGTGACAGCCTTGACCGGTACAATCGCTTGGATGTTTTGGGAGAGGGAACGTACGGCGTTGTGTATCGCGCGGTCGACAAAATCACTGGGCAGTACGTTGCTCTCAAGAAAGTGCGACTTGATCGCACTGAGGAGGGCATTCCACAAactgcgctgcgcgaggtgtcGATTCTACAAGAGTTCGACCACCCTAACATTGTGAACTTGCTTGATGTCATTTGCTCGGACGGGAAGCTCTACCTTGTCTTCGAGTATGTGGAGGCGGACCTGAAAAAGGCGATTGAAAAGCAAGAGGGTGGCTACTCTGGGATGGATCTGAAGCGGCTTATTTATCAGCTTTTAGACGGCCTTTACTTTtgccaccgccatcgcatCATCCACCGTGATCTGAAGCCAGCCAACATCCTCCTGACATCAGGGAACGTCCTTAAATTGGCTGATTTCGGCCTCGCCCGCGCGTTCCAAGTGCCCATGCACACCTACACGCACGAGGTGGTTACGCTGTGGTACCGTGCCCCCGAGATCCTCCTCGGTGAGAAGCACTACACTCCTGCCGTGGATATGTGGAGTGTCGGCTGCATTTTCGCCGAGCTAGCGCGCCGAAAGGTTCTTTTCCGCGGCGATAGCGAAATTGGGCAGTTGTTTGAAATTTTTCAAGTGCTGGGGACGCCGACGGACACCGAGGGGTCCTGGCCTGGTGTGTCGCGGCTGCCCGACTACCGCGACGTATTTCCCAAGTGGACGGCAAAGCGACTGGGGCAGGTACTACCAGAACTTCATCCGGACGCTATTGATCTTCTCTCCAAGATGCTCAAGTACGATCCGCGGGAGCGCATATCAGCCAAGGAGGCCCTCCAGCACCCGTGGTTCAGCGACCTTCGCTGGTAG